In one window of Candidatus Poribacteria bacterium DNA:
- a CDS encoding DNA methyltransferase has product METTNIKPKTIFTGDNLPIMRGINSESIDLIYLDPPFNSKTNYAAPIGSKAAGAEFKDTWTLSDVDNAWLDLIETKHPALNRVIHAAMTNSDKSYLIYMAARLLEMKRILKDTGSIYLHCDTTMSHYLKLVMDAVFGKGNFRNEVVWKRTAAHNDSAIYGSIHCTATGNLDHSLI; this is encoded by the coding sequence ATGGAAACCACAAATATCAAACCAAAGACGATATTCACGGGTGATAATCTGCCTATCATGCGTGGGATAAATAGTGAATCCATTGATCTCATATATTTAGACCCGCCATTTAATAGCAAGACGAACTACGCAGCCCCTATAGGTTCAAAAGCTGCTGGTGCGGAATTCAAAGATACGTGGACCCTTTCAGACGTAGACAACGCTTGGCTTGATCTCATTGAGACGAAACATCCTGCGCTGAACCGAGTTATCCATGCTGCTATGACAAACAGCGATAAATCTTATCTCATTTACATGGCTGCCAGATTACTGGAAATGAAGCGTATTCTGAAAGATACTGGCAGTATCTACCTACATTGCGATACGACAATGAGTCATTATCTCAAGTTAGTTATGGATGCGGTGTTTGGGAAGGGAAACTTTCGGAATGAGGTTGTTTGGAAACGAACCGCAGCACATAATGATTCTGCAATTTATGGGAGTATTCATTGTACTGCCACCGGAAATTTAGACCACTCTCTAATATAA